Part of the Candidatus Zixiibacteriota bacterium genome, TTGTCTGCAAACGCCTCGGGCTAAAACCGGCACGGGTGACAACTCAAATTATTCAAAGAGATGTCCATGCCGAGTTTATTTCCGCCATCGCTCTGCTTGGATCGTCTCTGGAGCAGTTTGCGGTGGAGATACGAAACCTCCAGCGGACAGAAATTGGGGAGATGTCGGAAGGATTCAGCAAATCACAAAAGGGCTCTTCGGCGATGCCGCATAAACGAAACCCAATAACCGCCGAGCGCATATCGGGACTTGCGAGACTTCTGAGGGGATACTCAGTCGCGGCGATGGAAAACATACCCTTGTGGCATGAGCGGGATATTTCGCATTCGTCTGTTGAACGGGTGATCTTTCCTGATGCCACAATTGTCATTGATTACGCTCTGCAGAAATTCATAGATGTGTTGATAAATCTTGTGGTGAATGAAACGCGTATGATGGAGAATATCTTCTTCAATGGCGGCGTTGTCTTCTCGCAACGCATCCTGCTTGGGCTCGCCGCTCCGGTTGGCTCGCGAGAGAAAGCTTATAGGATGGTCCAGCGGACGGCCTTTCAGGCAGCAGAGGGGAAGGGAAAATTTCGAGATCTGCTCAAAGCAGACAAAGAGATTGCCGGATATCTCAGCGTGAAAGAGATCGATGCCTGCTTTGATTTGAAGTACTATACAAAGAATGTCCCGGTGATATTCAGAGAGGTATTTGGACGATGATAGCTAAAGAAGGTATTATTTTTGTAGTGATAGGTCTTGTGCTGACTCTGGTATTTGTGATGAGCGCGAATAGGTGGAACAGCCCGGTGCTTTTTGGGACCTGTGTTCTTTTCGGCTGTCTCACACTTTTCACGACCTTTTTCTTTCGCGACCCGGAGAGAATCGTTCCACAGGGGAAAAATATGCTGGTCTCACCGGCTGACGGCGCAGTGGTTGTGGTCAAACCAATAGGCGTTCACCCTTTTATCGGCGGCGAAGCCATTCAGGTCTCTGTCTTTCTGTCGGTATTCAATGTTCATATCAATCGAGTGCCGGCATCGGGAACCATAGATAGTGTGCGATACAACCCAGGTAAATTCCATGTTGCCTATGCCGACAAAGCATCTGAGTTGAACGAACAGACGACAATCATGATGACGACCACTTCAGGAATCAAGATTATTTTCAAACAAATTGCTGGACTGATTGCCCGCCGGATAGTGTGTAAACTTGAAACCGGGCAGATTGTGAATCGCGGCGATCGCTTCGGACTTATTCGTTTTGGCTCACGCACCGATTTGATTTTACCCGCCGACGCGGAGCTTATGGTAAAAGAAGGGGACAAAGTAGTCGGAGGAGAGTCGATTATCGCCAAATTGAAGGTGCCAGTTGAATCACTTTCTATGGAATCCGCACAGGAGAGCGATGCGCGACTATAGAGGAGTTTTCCCCGGTGTGTTCACCATGGGAAATGTCGTCTGCGGGTTTTTCTCCATCCTTTCATCTTTTGAAGGGAATATCACAACTGCCTGTTGGTTTATTTTGCTCGCAGCTTTTCTTGACGCCCTCGATGGGAAAGTAGCGAGGCTGAGCGGGTCGACCTCGCAGTTTGGCATCGAGCTTGATTCCCTCGCCGATTTTTTGTCTTTTGGAGTAGCGCCGGCCGTGATTGTTCACACAATAAAACTTTCCGCTCTTGGCAAATGGGGCTGGATAATCTCCATTGTCTATATTATGGCCGCCTCGTATCGGTTGGCGAGATATAATCTTCTTGCCGACAGCGAGGAGAAAAAAGATTTCGTCGGACTCCCTGTCCCAGGGGCGGCTTTGACTCTCGTTTCATTTATTATCTTCAGCTACCATGTATGGGGTGGACTACAATACCACGAGCTGCTCGTTTCGATGATTGTGCTCTTCTCGTTTTTGATGGTTTCACAATTTCAATACGATGCCATGCCTGATCGCTTTGAAACCAATGCCGATAGAATAAAATTAGTCCTGATGCTGGTTGCGGCAATCGGCCTTATTTTCAACCCCAGACTGCTCTTGTTTCCTTGTATGGCCGGTTATATATTGTTTGGTATGGTACGTCAGCTCCACAAACTCTTTTCGCTTGGAGTGGGCAAAGTAACCGGAAGAACAAACGGCTCCAGAAGGACGAAAGATGAGTTCATTGATCGCTAAGACCGAGAAAATAATCGTCAATGTTCGTCTCAAAGACGGGGTGCTCGACCCGCAGGGTGTTACTATCCACAAGGCTCTCACAAAACTCGGTTATGATGACTTTATCTCAGTCCGCTCCGGTAAATTTTTTGAGTTAGAAGTATCAGGCGATGCCAAGGATATTGACAAAAAAGTAAGCGAAGTCTGCTCCAAGCTGTTAACAAATCCTGTGATCGAAAATTACAGTGTGGAGAAGAAGTCGTGAAATTTGGCGTGGTGGTTTTCCCCGGTTCAAATTGCGATTACGACGCCTATATGGCGATTCGTGACCAACTCGGAGAAGAGGTCGCCTATTTGTGGCATGCCTCAAATGACCTGCAGGGATGCGATGGTGTTATTTTGCCGGGCGGGTTTTCGTACGGCGATTACCTCCGTACGGGCGCTATTGCAAGCCATTCGCCGATTATGGACAAAGTTATTTCATTCGCTAAGTCAGGCGGAATTGTCATCGGTATCTGCAATGGTTTTCAGACGCTGTGTGAGTCGCGTCTTTTGCCCGGCGCGCTGCTCCGTAATGCCCAGCTTCGCTTCAGTTGCAAGTATGTTACTTTGCGTGTGGAACGTGCCGACACACTCTTTTCGGCTGCAAGTTCGGTTGGGGATATACTCAAGATTCCAATAAATCATGGTGAAGGAAATTATTTCAACTTTGAAGGGGATATACGCATGCTCGAGGATGCCGGACAGGTGCTGTTCAGATATTGTGACAGTGGGGGTCGCATTACAGATTCTGCCAATCCGAATGGTTCAGTTGGCAACATTGCTGGTATAATCAACCAAGAGGGGAATGTTCTGGGAATGATGCCCCATCCTGAGCGGGCGGTCGAAGCTCTTCTGGGTTCGATTGACGGACTTAAGATATTTGAGTCAATTGCGGCCCCACGCCCGTCCTTTTCAATGGCGGCCAGGTCATGAAAGGGCGTGAAATTGCCTTTATCATGACCGCTCTGATTTTGGGGGCGATGCTTGGTGGACTTGTTGGCGAAATAATCGGCACATTTTTGCCGGATGGGGCGGCCAAGATACTGTTCACCAAGTCCATTGAAATTGGTTTTAGTCCATTTACGCTTAACCTCTACACGCTGGCTTTTACAGTCGGTTTTATGGTTAAGATAAACTTTATGTCCGTTTTGGTGGTTTTGCTTGTTATATTCTACTTCAGATGGTGGTACCTATAACATCGGCAGAGCCGAAGGAGTAAACGATTATGTTTGGTATGGGTCCATGGGAACTCTTTATAATTTTTCTTGCAATTCTTCTGCTCTTCGGAGCGAAGCGCATTCCTGAGATAGCGCAGGGAATGGGCAAGGGAATTCGTGATTTCAAGAAGGCAATGAAGCAGACGACCGATGAAGTCAAAGGCTCACTCGATGATTCGCCGGTCGAATCGCTCAAGAGCACTGTGACAAAAACAGATCAGCCGCAGGGGCATTAACAACATCGCAATCGTGTCTAGCTTTTAGCCTTAAGACTTGGTATGGCCACAATGTTCACGAGCGATAACGCGCAAGCCGTTGGGAAGGTGCTCGGAGCCGAAAAAATCTCTTTTGAAAAAGAGCATTTTCGGCTCAAAATATCCAATCCTGATGAGAAACGCCTTCTTGTACTGGAGATATATCCCGAGACCAAGCTCGGAAAAACCAGAGGAATGCTTGTAGTTATCTACACTGGCAATTCGCATTTGCAGCTTCACAATGTCTCCGGCTGGGTTATTTCCGAAGAACTCGGCGAAGTTACCTTCGTTGCTGAAACCAAAGACCGACTGTCCGGATTGGTTGTCGAGAAGGGGGCTTCATGCTCTCTTTATGCCGCGCTCAATCGTGAGCTTATCTCGAGCGATTTTACCCAGCTTGGAGTCGAGGTGATGCTTTCAGGTGTGGCTATGTCTCTTGTGGAAGAGATTCTTGAGAAGGGTGAAGAGCAGAAGTAACCCGAGTCAATTCATTCATCTATTTCTATCTAAATTGTCTTTGATTCCCTATCGCACAACAAGTTAGCTCCTTCGACTGCATGCAGTCCTTTGGGCAAAAAAAGACGCCGCAACATCATGTCGCGGCGTCGGGTAACGAAGAAGTTAGAAGAGACTTTCTTTATCAGTTCTGGCGCTGGGCAAATGCGGCAAGGAAATCGACAAGGTCGGTGGTGATGTCGCTTGCCTTCTGGTAGCGCTGGGCCGGGTCTTTCTTAAGCGCTTTGGCGATAATGTGATCAAAGAGAAGCGGTACCTGAGGATTGATGTTAGATGGCTTTTCCGGGTCATGGTTGATAACTGAGTAGATAAGGGCGGTAATGCTCTCTCCCTTGAATGGACGGCGTCCAAGCAACATTTCGTACATCACGACACCGAGAGAGAAGAGGTCAGCCCGGCGGTCGGTTGTCATTCCTTTGAGTTGTTCAGGAGCGATATAGTTGGGCGTACCCATTGCAATGCCAGTCTTGGTCATTGAATTGGAGTCTATTCGGGCAATACCATAATCCATTACTTTGACCGAATAATCTTTCAGAATCATGATATTGGCCGGTTTGATATCGCGGTGGACAATGCCTTTGTCATGGGCATAATCCAAAGCGTTGCAAATCTGGCTGATAATCTGCGCGATGATTCTATAGTTGAACTTGGTTTTCTTCTTTATCAGATCCTCAAGAGTCTGCCCTTGGAGGAACTCCATCGCGATATACTGCAACTGACCTTCGGAACCAACATCGTATATTGTCACGATATTTGGATGTGAAAGCTTACCTGCGGCTTGAGCTTCGCGATACAGACGTTCCTTGAGTTCTGCCATCTCAGCCGGGTCATTGACAAAATCCAGACGGATGGTTTTGAGCGCGACGGGCCGGTTGATTGCCGGGTCAATGCCCTTATATACAAGCCCCATGGCGCCGCGTCCCAAGGTGCCGACCACCTGATAGCGTCCAAGATTCTTCAGTTCGGGCTGCGAATACATGCCAAAACTGAGCTTGTCTGAGTCATCAGGATTGGAGGCCGGATTTTCGATATTAAACGGTTTGGAGGGCATCGGGCTGTTGCTTGCCATCGGTGAGTCTTC contains:
- the purB gene encoding adenylosuccinate lyase, with amino-acid sequence MIERYTLPEMGQVWSDQAKYQTWLEVEIEAARAMAHYGIIPQKAFAVISKKARFNVARINKIEKEVNHDVIAFLTSVSESIGENAKYVHFGLTSSDVVDTGLSLQLKRAAEIISDKIDKAIAETKRLALKYKMTLCIGRTHGIIAEPTTVGLKFAMWYTELVRRRNAFDASVEGMRLGCISGAVGTFAHLDPKIEAFVCKRLGLKPARVTTQIIQRDVHAEFISAIALLGSSLEQFAVEIRNLQRTEIGEMSEGFSKSQKGSSAMPHKRNPITAERISGLARLLRGYSVAAMENIPLWHERDISHSSVERVIFPDATIVIDYALQKFIDVLINLVVNETRMMENIFFNGGVVFSQRILLGLAAPVGSREKAYRMVQRTAFQAAEGKGKFRDLLKADKEIAGYLSVKEIDACFDLKYYTKNVPVIFREVFGR
- a CDS encoding phosphatidylserine decarboxylase family protein; translation: MIAKEGIIFVVIGLVLTLVFVMSANRWNSPVLFGTCVLFGCLTLFTTFFFRDPERIVPQGKNMLVSPADGAVVVVKPIGVHPFIGGEAIQVSVFLSVFNVHINRVPASGTIDSVRYNPGKFHVAYADKASELNEQTTIMMTTTSGIKIIFKQIAGLIARRIVCKLETGQIVNRGDRFGLIRFGSRTDLILPADAELMVKEGDKVVGGESIIAKLKVPVESLSMESAQESDARL
- the pssA gene encoding CDP-diacylglycerol--serine O-phosphatidyltransferase; translation: MRDYRGVFPGVFTMGNVVCGFFSILSSFEGNITTACWFILLAAFLDALDGKVARLSGSTSQFGIELDSLADFLSFGVAPAVIVHTIKLSALGKWGWIISIVYIMAASYRLARYNLLADSEEKKDFVGLPVPGAALTLVSFIIFSYHVWGGLQYHELLVSMIVLFSFLMVSQFQYDAMPDRFETNADRIKLVLMLVAAIGLIFNPRLLLFPCMAGYILFGMVRQLHKLFSLGVGKVTGRTNGSRRTKDEFIDR
- the purS gene encoding phosphoribosylformylglycinamidine synthase subunit PurS; amino-acid sequence: MSSLIAKTEKIIVNVRLKDGVLDPQGVTIHKALTKLGYDDFISVRSGKFFELEVSGDAKDIDKKVSEVCSKLLTNPVIENYSVEKKS
- the purQ gene encoding phosphoribosylformylglycinamidine synthase subunit PurQ — encoded protein: MKFGVVVFPGSNCDYDAYMAIRDQLGEEVAYLWHASNDLQGCDGVILPGGFSYGDYLRTGAIASHSPIMDKVISFAKSGGIVIGICNGFQTLCESRLLPGALLRNAQLRFSCKYVTLRVERADTLFSAASSVGDILKIPINHGEGNYFNFEGDIRMLEDAGQVLFRYCDSGGRITDSANPNGSVGNIAGIINQEGNVLGMMPHPERAVEALLGSIDGLKIFESIAAPRPSFSMAARS
- a CDS encoding DUF4321 domain-containing protein, producing the protein MKGREIAFIMTALILGAMLGGLVGEIIGTFLPDGAAKILFTKSIEIGFSPFTLNLYTLAFTVGFMVKINFMSVLVVLLVIFYFRWWYL
- a CDS encoding twin-arginine translocase TatA/TatE family subunit, whose amino-acid sequence is MFGMGPWELFIIFLAILLLFGAKRIPEIAQGMGKGIRDFKKAMKQTTDEVKGSLDDSPVESLKSTVTKTDQPQGH